CGCTTGGCTTCGGTGGTGGCCAGGACGAAGACCACGTGGGGGGGCGGCTCCTCCAGGGTCTTGAGCAGGGCGATGAACGCCGGCTCGGTCAGCATGTGGACCTCGTCGATGATGTACACCTTGTAGCGGCCGCGGGCCGGCGCGTAGCGCACGTTCTCCCGAAGGGTGCGGATCTCGTCGATGCCGCGGTTGGAAGCGGCGTCGATCTCGATGACGTCCACGGCGGTTCCGGCCTGGACCTCCTGGCACGCGCCGCAGCGGCAGCACGGCTCCGGGTCGCTCCGGGAGCTGCAGAGAAGCGCCTTGGCCAGGAGCCGGGCCGTGGTGGTCTTCCCGACTCCCCGGGGCCCAGCGAAGAGGTAGGCGTGGGCGACGCGGCCAGAGGCGAGCGCATTTCGGAGCGTGCGGGTGACGGGCTCCTGGCCCACCACAGCCTCGAAGGTCTGCGGCCGCCACTTTCGCGCCAGCACCTGATAGCTCACGGGCCGCTCCACTCGAAGCCGGCGTAGTGGCCGTTGCGGCCGGTATTGTTCCACGCCAAGCCGTGATCCCGGTAGGACGACCGTGTGGCCTTGGCCGCGGCCAGCCGCGTCGAGGCGAAGTGCTTGACGTTCTCAAGCCAGACCTCGGAGTTCCGGTCCCGCCCCTCGATCCCCTCAAGCTCCACGTCCAGCACCTCGGGGATGCTGGCCCAGCGGCGCCGCCCCTCCTTTCCAAAGCGGATCGAAACCACACGGGTCAGTAGCCGTGTCGCGATGAGCGTGGCCAGAAATCCCATCACCCCGCCCGCCTGGCCGGTGAAGATGGTCTCGAGCGCCGTCCGCTGCTCCGGCGTGGCGCGCTCATCGAGGTAGAGCCCCGCGGTCCACTTCCCCTCCCCCATGGCGCCCGGCGTGTGGACCATCATCGCCGCATGGGTGCCATCGAGCCTGATGGCCCCGTACTCCCCGGCCTGGATCTGGAACACCAGGGGGACATCGCAGTGCCCCTCGGTGGGGCGAGCCAGGGCGCCGCCCCGGGCGTCGCGCGGCCCGAGCAGGCACGGGCAGAGGAGCTCGCAGTTGCAGTTTTCCAGGTACTCGCCCTTAATGTGCCATCGCTCCGCCATCCCTGCGTCCCTCCCTCCTCACGCCTACCCGTTTTTCTCCCTGTCCCGCCGGGGGGAGAACCGAGGGGGGCGAAGCCCCCCTCCGAGCATATGGCCGTGCACCCCCCGTCGAACGCTCCCGCCCTGCGATCTCCCCACGGAACCTGCTCCGGTCAGGTACTCCCACGGCACCCGGGAGGGTCGCCTTACCGTTGCTCCCTTCCGGGCCTGGCGGGGTTCGACGATTCCCGTTGCGTGGGGCCCAACCTTCAACGCCGCCCCGTGAGGCTCGATTCAACGCGGGAGGCCCTCGGGAGGGGATTCAACCCCGCTGTAGCGGATTGCGGGTTACAGGGCACCGCTACCTCCCCATCTAGCACGGCCAAGCCGCCGACCGCGTGATCCGGCGCTCCGTCCGCCCTCAGTTGACGAACCTGCGTAGCGTGAACCTGCTGACGTCAATTGTACTCTTGCCGTCCACCACGAGCTGGGCGAGCACTTCGCCGAGCGCCGCGGAGTGCTTGAAGCCGTGGCCGGAGCACGGCGAGGCGATGATCACCTGTGGATAGTTCGGGTGCGCGTCGATCACAAAGCCGAAGTCCGGCGTGACCGTGTAGAGACAGGCCATGGCCTTGATGCAGCGGTTGCCGAGCCCGCGGAGGTACGGCGCCACGTACGTCTCGTACATCGCCCGCACTTCGGCGCCGGTCACCTCGCGGCTGACCGTGTCCGGCGTCGTGCTGGTCTCATACTGCTCGCTGGCGACCTTGACCCCGCCCCCGGGTCCGTCCACGGCGGGAAAGCCATAGATGACCTGGGGGCGATCCGGCACCTCCCAGATGAACACCGGAAACCTCTCCGGCAAAAACGGGGCGACGGTGCCGTTCACGTCAAACCAGTACATGACCTGCCGACTGACGGTAAACACCTGCTCGCCTTCCGGCCCGAGGAGCCGGGGCAGCCAGGGGCCGGCGCTCAGGACGAGGCTCGCCGCGGCGTACTCGCCCCGGTCGGTCCGTACGGTCACCCCCCGCCCGCGGTCTGCGCTGAACCCCGTGGCCCGTTCGCCGAGGGCGAGCCGCGCGCCAGACTTCTCGGCGAGCGCGAGCTGGGCGCGCACGCACTCCTCCGGCCGCAGAAAGCCCGCGTCGGGCTCGTAGTAGCCGACCTCGGCGTCCCGGACGCTGAACTGGGGGAAGCGCCGCCTGATCTGGGGCGCGTCGAGCAACGTGTGCGGGATGCCGTACTTGGCCGCAACGGCCACGGTCCGCTCGAAAAAATTCGAGACGTGGTGATGCGAAAGCTTCGTCGGGCTGGAGATGATCAGCCCGCCCGTGACGGTCAGCAGCTCCTTGCCGGTCTCCCGCTCGATCTCGCGCCAGAGCTCGTACGACCGCAGCGACAGCGGCGTGTACTCCTCCCCCTCGCCGATCGCCTGCCGCGTGATCCGCGTATCGCCATGGGTCGAGCCGTAGACGTGGGGGGGCGAAAACTGGTCGATCCCCAGTACGCGGACCCCCCGCCTGGCGAGCTGGTACGCCGCGGCGCTCCCCATCGCGCCCAGGCCCAGAACGACCGCATCAAAGCTCGCGTCCATCAGGTGCTCACCGGAGGATTCGCAAGTGGCACGCACCCTCGCCCGCGGGACGTGACATGGGCGCGCCCCTCACCGAAGCTGAATGGCGGAGAGGGAGGGATTTGAACCCTCGGTACGCCTTTTGGGCGCACACACGATTTCCAGTCGTGCCAGTTAAGCCGCTCCTGCACCTCTCCACGCGTCCCGTTCGAGCGCGGGCTTTGCCCGCGCAACCCTTCATGGGGGAGGATTTCGGAGGGGGCCCGCCGAGGCCCCCTCCGACTCACTGGCGGAGGGGGAGGGATTTGAACCCCCGAGGGACGTTCTAGCGCCCCTACTCGATTTCGAGTCGAGCGCCTTCAACCGGGCTCGGCCACCCCTCCGGCTTCTGTCGTTACCGCCGAGAGTCAAAGAACTCGCGGAGGAGCGCGCCGCACTCCTCGGCCCGGACCCCGCCCGCCACCTCGGCGCGGTGGTTCAGGCGCGGATCTCCGAGCAGGCGATAGAGCGACTCGGCAGCCCCGGCCTTGGGATCACCAACCCCGAACACCACGCGCGACACGCGCGCGTGGAGGGCCGCCCCGCAGCACATGGCGCAGGGCTCGACGGTCGCATAGAGGACCGCGCCCGGCAGCCGGTAGTTGCCCGCCGCCAGCGCAGCCTCGCGGAGCGCCAGCACTTCGGCGTGGGCCGTCGGGTCCTTCTGGCCGATCGGCGCGTTGCGCCCGCGCCCGATCAGCTCGCCGTCCCGCACCACCACGGCGCCGACCGGAACCTCACCCTCAGCCAGGGCCCGCCGGGCCTCGCCGAGCGCCTCGCGCATCCACCGCGCATCTTCAGCGTCGCGCGCTTCCCGAGGCGTCCCCACCTAAAAGCCCATCGCGGCAAAGCTCGCGCGACCCGGCAGCCCTGACGCCGCAGAATTCAGTGGCGCGCCCAAGAGGATTCGAACCTCTGACCTTCGGATTCGTAGTCCGACGCTCTATCCATCTGAGCTATGGGCGCCGTGGCGGAGAGGCCGGGATTCGAACCCGGGACAGAGGTTTTTGCCCCTGTAACCGCTTAGCAGGCGGCTGCCTTCGGCCAGCTCGGCCACCTCTCCAAGTGGTGAAGCTCTCATACTATAAAGCATTTCCCTCGCGGCGGAAAGCGACGCGCCCCCAGGGCAAAAGCCCTAGGGGAACGAACCTCATGCTCCCGTGGCGGGGCTGAGGGATCGGCGCTCGTGGCGGTGTCGAGCGAGTCTTGATCTGGCCCAGGCCTGAGGCGGGCCGCTGAGGGCTGACCGCCAGGCGGGCGAAAAGCCGGCTCAGGCTCTTGATCGCGCCTCACGCGCCTCGGCAGCGGGAAGGGCTAAAAGAGCGTGAGGTAGGTATCGATCTCCCACCTGCTCACGGTGTTGTGGTAGCGGACCCACTCCTGGCGCTTGACTCTTAAGAATTCCTGCGTCAGTTCGGCGCCTAAAGCCGATTGAACCACGTCGTCTTCGTCCAGTGCCTGGAGGGCTTCGGGAAGGCTCTGGGGGATGAACTGGAGCTTGCGCGCCTTGACCTCCTCCAGCGACAGCTCGTAGAGGTTGCCGAGGTTCGGCTCGCCCGGGTCAAGCTTCCGCCGGATGCCATCGAGGCCGGCAGCGATGAAGGCTGCCATCCCGAAGTAGGGGTTCACGGCTCCTGACACCACCCGGCACTCGAAGCGCCCAGGCTCAGGCGTCCGGAACATCTGGGTGCGGTTGTTGTCCCCATAGCTGATACAGGCCGGGGTCCAGGTGAAGCCTGACGCCGCACCGGTCAGGAACTCCCCGACGGAGAGGCGCTTGTAGTCATTGACCGTCGGCGCCACCACACAGGTGAGGGCCCGGGCATGGGCGATGAGACCACCCAGGAAGTGGTAGGCAAGCTGGGACATCCCGAGCCCCCGCCGGTCCTTCTCGTCGAGGAAGAGGTTCCGCTTGCCCTCAGGGTCCCAGAGCGAGAAATGGAAGTGGCTTCCGCTCCCCGTGAGGTGGGCGAAGGGCTTGGGCATATGGGTGGCGATGGCGCCGAAGCGCCGGGCCACCTGGCTTGTCATCATCTTGAAGAAGGTGTAGCGGTCAGCCGTCGTGAGCGCGTCGGCGTAGCGCCAGTTGATCTCGAACTGGGCGTTGGCGTCCTCGTGGTCGGAGGCATAGGGCTCCCAGCCGAGCTGCTCCATGTAGCGGACCAGGGTCCTGAGGTAGCCCATGTTGGCGGCCAGGCTCTTGAAGTCGTAGCAGGGCTTGGCCATGGTATCGATGCGGTCGGGGTCGAAGAGGACAACGGAGCCGTCTTCCTTCCGCTGCACGAGGAAGTGCTCCGCTTCCACGCCCACCATCATCGTGTAGCCCGCGCGCCTGAGTTCTTCCACGGCCCGCCTCAGAACTGTCCGGGCACAGTAGGGCCACTCCTTGCCGTCCACGTGGATGTCGCAGGCAAAGCGGGCGACCCCCTCCTCCCAGGGGACAAGGGTGTAACTGGCGAGATCAGGAACTGCGATCATGTCGTGGGAGTGGGGGCCCTGGCCCATCCCCCAGACCGCGGCCCCCGCAAATCCGGCGCTCCCCGCGAGAAAGTCATCGAAGGCCCGCGCCGGGACCCCCTTGCAGCGCGGCGTGCCGTGGAGATCCACGTACTGGGCCAGGAGGTAATCCACCTTGTCCTTCTTCAGCAGTTCCTTCGTCCCCTCCTTGAGCCGTTCCTTCGTCTCGTCCTTAGTCATGGGGATTCCCTCCACGTCATTAAAGCAGGCCGACGACCTACCCCTTCCCGTTCCCCTCAGTGAGAAACCGCCGCCGCCGCCTTCTCGCCCACGAGCCGGTCTTCCCAGAAGCGTGTGATGGAGAAGGGCTTCAGCACCTCTGGAGTCCTCCCTGTGGCGATCAGCTCAGCGATTCGCTTGCCCGAAACCGGGCCCGCCTTGAAGCCGTAGGTGCCCCAACCCACGTCGAGAATGAACCCCTTCAGCCCTGGTACTTCCCCCATGATCGGGCTGTAGTCCGGGGTCATGTCGCAGACACCTGTCCACTGGCGCAGGACTCGCACCTCCCTGAGGCAGGGGAACAGCTCAAGGGTGTGGGCCGCCGTAGCCTCCAGGAACGGCAGGGTGGACTTGTAACTGTACGAGCTGTACGGATCGATCTCTGAGCCGATCACGAGTTCGCCCCGATCTGTCTGGCTGACGTACACGTGAAGATTGGCGGAGACGATCACCTTGTCGAGGAACGGGGTGAGCGGCTCGGTGACGAAGGCCTGGAGCGGGTAGGTGACGATAGGAAGTTTGAGCCTCACGAGCTTGGCGACGGTGGAACAGAAGCCCGCGGTAGCATTGACGACGGTGCCGGCCCTGATCTCGCCCCGGGTGGTGTGGACCGAGGTCACCTGGCCGTTTGAGGTTCCGATCCCGATAGCCTCGGTAAAGGGGTGGATCGCGATCCCCATCCGGTCCGCGCCCCGGGCATAGCCCCAGACCACGGCGTCATGCCTGATGATCCCGCCGGGAGCGTGGTAGAGCGCGGCCAGAATCGGGTAGCGGGGCCGCGGGGAGATGTCGATGGCCGGGACGAGCCGCTTGATCTCGGCAGGCCAGATCAGGCGGCTGTCTACTCCCATGAGCTGGTTGACCTCAGCCCTGACCCGGAGGCCGTTCACCGCGGAGTCGGTATGGGCCAGGGTGAGGTGACCCTGCTGGGAAAAGAGAACGTTGTACCCCAGCTCGGCCGAAAGCTCCTCGTAGAGCCGGACTGACTCGTCATAGAAGACCACGCCCTCGGGCGTCCGGTAGTTGGAGCGGATGATCGCGGTGTTCCTGCCGCTGGCCCCGCTCCCGATGTAGCTCTTTTCCAGCACGGCCACGTCCCTCACGCCCAGCCTTCCCAGGTA
The DNA window shown above is from Candidatus Rokuibacteriota bacterium and carries:
- the dnaX gene encoding DNA polymerase III subunit gamma/tau; the protein is MSYQVLARKWRPQTFEAVVGQEPVTRTLRNALASGRVAHAYLFAGPRGVGKTTTARLLAKALLCSSRSDPEPCCRCGACQEVQAGTAVDVIEIDAASNRGIDEIRTLRENVRYAPARGRYKVYIIDEVHMLTEPAFIALLKTLEEPPPHVVFVLATTEAKR
- a CDS encoding DUF1326 domain-containing protein, which translates into the protein MAERWHIKGEYLENCNCELLCPCLLGPRDARGGALARPTEGHCDVPLVFQIQAGEYGAIRLDGTHAAMMVHTPGAMGEGKWTAGLYLDERATPEQRTALETIFTGQAGGVMGFLATLIATRLLTRVVSIRFGKEGRRRWASIPEVLDVELEGIEGRDRNSEVWLENVKHFASTRLAAAKATRSSYRDHGLAWNNTGRNGHYAGFEWSGP
- the solA gene encoding N-methyl-L-tryptophan oxidase, with product MDASFDAVVLGLGAMGSAAAYQLARRGVRVLGIDQFSPPHVYGSTHGDTRITRQAIGEGEEYTPLSLRSYELWREIERETGKELLTVTGGLIISSPTKLSHHHVSNFFERTVAVAAKYGIPHTLLDAPQIRRRFPQFSVRDAEVGYYEPDAGFLRPEECVRAQLALAEKSGARLALGERATGFSADRGRGVTVRTDRGEYAAASLVLSAGPWLPRLLGPEGEQVFTVSRQVMYWFDVNGTVAPFLPERFPVFIWEVPDRPQVIYGFPAVDGPGGGVKVASEQYETSTTPDTVSREVTGAEVRAMYETYVAPYLRGLGNRCIKAMACLYTVTPDFGFVIDAHPNYPQVIIASPCSGHGFKHSAALGEVLAQLVVDGKSTIDVSRFTLRRFVN
- a CDS encoding nucleoside deaminase, giving the protein MREALGEARRALAEGEVPVGAVVVRDGELIGRGRNAPIGQKDPTAHAEVLALREAALAAGNYRLPGAVLYATVEPCAMCCGAALHARVSRVVFGVGDPKAGAAESLYRLLGDPRLNHRAEVAGGVRAEECGALLREFFDSRR
- the glnT gene encoding type III glutamate--ammonia ligase produces the protein MTKDETKERLKEGTKELLKKDKVDYLLAQYVDLHGTPRCKGVPARAFDDFLAGSAGFAGAAVWGMGQGPHSHDMIAVPDLASYTLVPWEEGVARFACDIHVDGKEWPYCARTVLRRAVEELRRAGYTMMVGVEAEHFLVQRKEDGSVVLFDPDRIDTMAKPCYDFKSLAANMGYLRTLVRYMEQLGWEPYASDHEDANAQFEINWRYADALTTADRYTFFKMMTSQVARRFGAIATHMPKPFAHLTGSGSHFHFSLWDPEGKRNLFLDEKDRRGLGMSQLAYHFLGGLIAHARALTCVVAPTVNDYKRLSVGEFLTGAASGFTWTPACISYGDNNRTQMFRTPEPGRFECRVVSGAVNPYFGMAAFIAAGLDGIRRKLDPGEPNLGNLYELSLEEVKARKLQFIPQSLPEALQALDEDDVVQSALGAELTQEFLRVKRQEWVRYHNTVSRWEIDTYLTLF
- a CDS encoding FAD-dependent oxidoreductase → MWQLLKRERMWSARPLKDRYEVVIIGAGVHGLATAYYLGRLGVRDVAVLEKSYIGSGASGRNTAIIRSNYRTPEGVVFYDESVRLYEELSAELGYNVLFSQQGHLTLAHTDSAVNGLRVRAEVNQLMGVDSRLIWPAEIKRLVPAIDISPRPRYPILAALYHAPGGIIRHDAVVWGYARGADRMGIAIHPFTEAIGIGTSNGQVTSVHTTRGEIRAGTVVNATAGFCSTVAKLVRLKLPIVTYPLQAFVTEPLTPFLDKVIVSANLHVYVSQTDRGELVIGSEIDPYSSYSYKSTLPFLEATAAHTLELFPCLREVRVLRQWTGVCDMTPDYSPIMGEVPGLKGFILDVGWGTYGFKAGPVSGKRIAELIATGRTPEVLKPFSITRFWEDRLVGEKAAAAVSH